Part of the Brassica oleracea var. oleracea cultivar TO1000 chromosome C8, BOL, whole genome shotgun sequence genome is shown below.
TTCCTCGAGTTCGCTGCCGGAATCGATGGGCTCGAACTCCTTGGCAATAGGATCATCGGTGGGAGGCTCAGGAGGTGGAGGAACATTGAGGGAGTCATCCTGGATCATATGGTCCGTGCGAGACCGGATACCGGGCAGGTTAGGGTTAGAGAGGACGCCGAAGGATTCGTAGTTCTGGATGACGCTAGCCTGGTCGTCCCATTCGGGGACATCGTCGGCCATAAGAGCGCGGAGCTTGGGAGGGGAGTTGAAAGCTGGCTTAAAGATATTAGGATTTTTCTTGGGAAGAGCAACGCGAACTTTAGCGCGGGAGTTCTTATATTTTCTCCTCGACCTCGCCAACTCTGATGTGATAGTAGATGTTTGACCCAACAAAAACGATGTTTATGCTGGTGATGTTTGTTGAATCATACAATAAAAGAATCTAAGGATAATGATTAGATTCTTTGAGGTTTAGGAGAAATCTTGAAAGAATCAAATGAGAAATGAACATCAAAAGAGTTTATATATCAAAGATTGTATTACAAGGATGGTTTCTAGTGTAAAGTAAATCTAAATCCATAAACTCTTTGTAAGAAGTGTTCAATGTCTAAAATAAAAGAAGAGAAGATTCTTTCTAACAAGGAGGTAGCTCCTTATTTATAGAAGAAAGATGTCTAGGGTTTCATAATGAAGTGAGCTTAATTCAATGTCTAATGGGCCTTGATGAGGATGTAAATCCACCTCCAACAGTAAGCCCCCCCC
Proteins encoded:
- the LOC106308343 gene encoding nucleolar protein 16 produces the protein MELARSRRKYKNSRAKVRVALPKKNPNIFKPAFNSPPKLRALMADDVPEWDDQASVIQNYESFGVLSNPNLPGIRSRTDHMIQDDSLNVPPPPEPPTDDPIAKEFEPIDSGSELEEDDLKTTLGKERKDGKSAPLQPLTTMQLTHIRRLVEKHGDDISSMYRDRKLNSMKPSVATLQKLCTRYLMYKDKNPVLVPC